CCGTTCGATCCACAGTGCCGGCGAATTCATCCAGACCAATGTGGTCTGTACGTTCAACCTGCTCGAAGAAGTTCGCGGCTATTGGGAAACGCTGCCTCAAATTGAACAAGCATCGTTCCGGTTTTTGCACGTCTCGACCGACGAAGTCTACGGTTCGCTCGGGATGGCGGACGCGGCTTTCACCGAGCAACACAAGTACGAGCCCAACAGTCCGTACTCGGCGTCAAAAGCTGCTTCTGATCATCTGGTGCGCGCTTACCACCACACCTACCACCTGCCGGTGTTGACGACGAACTGCTCGAACAATTACGGCCCATATCATTTTCCGGAAAAGCTGATTCCGCTCATTATCCTGAATGCTTTGGCGGGGAAAACGCTGCCTGTCTATGGGGATGGCAAGAACGTGCGTGACTGGCTCTACGTGACCGACCATTGCGCTGCCATTGAACAGGTATTGGCAAATGGACGCCCGGGCGAGACCTACAATGTCGGCGGGCGCAATGAACGCACCAACCTGGAGGTGGTGAACACCATTTGCACGTTGCTGGATGAATTGGCACCCCGATCCGACGGACAGCGTTACGCAACCCAAATTGCTTTCGTCGCCGACCGTCCCGGTCATGACCGGCGTTACGCCATCGATGCAAGCAAACTTGAGCGGGAACTCGGCTGGCGCGCCAAAGAGACCTTTGACAGCGGCATACGCAAGACCGTGCAATGGTATCTCGCCAATCAAGCTTGGACGCAAGCCGTGACCCGCGGCGACTACCGGCAGTGGATGCAACAACAATATGGAACGAAAGTCAGCGCATGAAGCGAAAGGGAATAATTCTCGCGGGTGGAAGCGGCACG
The Betaproteobacteria bacterium genome window above contains:
- the rfbB gene encoding dTDP-glucose 4,6-dehydratase; the encoded protein is MIIVTGGAGFIGSNFIHAWLANDAGPVLNLDKLTYAGNLMSLADVADDPGYRFVQGDIGDRALLNALLREVRPKAIVNFAAESHVDRSIHSAGEFIQTNVVCTFNLLEEVRGYWETLPQIEQASFRFLHVSTDEVYGSLGMADAAFTEQHKYEPNSPYSASKAASDHLVRAYHHTYHLPVLTTNCSNNYGPYHFPEKLIPLIILNALAGKTLPVYGDGKNVRDWLYVTDHCAAIEQVLANGRPGETYNVGGRNERTNLEVVNTICTLLDELAPRSDGQRYATQIAFVADRPGHDRRYAIDASKLERELGWRAKETFDSGIRKTVQWYLANQAWTQAVTRGDYRQWMQQQYGTKVSA